The window GCGCGCTCCTGTCAGAGCACCGCCCTGCTGGTGCCGGTCCAGGGGGTCAACAAAGAGTTGCTGCGGCAGCAGCTCTCCGCCTGGGAACCGGCCGGCTGGACCCCGATCAGTCTGGCGTTGCAGCGGGCCGGCGAGGACCTGCGGGCGGGCGAAAACGTGCGCAACGTGATCATTATGGTGTCGGACGGCGAGGAGACCTGCGATGGCGATCCGTGCGCGGTGGCGGCGGCGCTGGCCGCCTCGGAGGCCGAGGTGCGGATTGACGTGGTGGGCTTCGGGCTGGAGCCAGGGGTGGCCGAGACGCTCCGCTGCATTACCGAGAACACCGGAGGGCGCTACATTGACGCGCAGAACGGCGACGCCCTGGCCCAGACGCTCCAGGAACTGATCGCCGCCTCGCTTAAGCGCAGCACCCTGCGTTTCATCGGCGTCGGCCCGGACGGCAAGCCGGAGCACGTCCACCTGTCGGGTTTCCGGGACGCGCAGGGCAACAGTATGTTCGGCGCCAGGAACCCCGAAACCGACAGGCAGATCGAAGCAACGTTCGAAGGGGAACAACTCATCGCCCTGCCCCCCGGCGAGTACCGTTTCACCGTCTCACGGGTTGACGGTCGGGACGATCAGGTCTCCACTCACTTTTTCACCGACTATACGGCCATCATCGAAGAAGGCCGTGAAACGGTGGCGGTTATAGGCTGGGGCGGGGTTACCTTCATCAATGATGGGTTGCCGGCCAATGTCGTCGAGGACCTGCGCGTCGAAAAGGCGGTCAAGGGCGAGTGGGAAACGAGCATATTCACCGGACCGCCGCCGGGCAGGATCAAATTCTACTTCCAGTTCGACTACCGGTACCACCTGGCGCCGGGGCGCTACCGGGTCTATGACGAGGAACGGCGGGCGGTGCTGGTGGATAATATCATCGTCGAACCGGGGAAGTCGGTGACAGTGCGCCTGCGACCGTAGCGATTGCGGATTTGGGATTTCGGATTTTGGATTGGGCGTGGCGCACCGGTTCCTCGCCGCAGGCAGGAGCCTGGGAAAATCCGGTTCCCCCCGCAACCCGGAGGGTTCCTGGGAGGGCAAAGCCCTCCCGGACCCTCCCGGATTATAGCGTTGCTCGCAACGATCGCCACCCAACGATGGTAACGCGAGCGCAGCGAGCCACATCGTTCGGTGACCAGCGGATCAACTATTCAGCGCTCTACAGATTCACGCTATACGCCTGTTCGATGCCCTCAAGGGCGCGAATCTGGGCCAGCACCTCGTCGGAGGCCGGCTCGTCGAGGGTCAGCACCATCATGGCGTGCTCGCGGGGGGCCAGGCGACCGACATACATGCCCGAGATGTTGACGTCGGCGGCGCCGAGGATGGTGCCAACGCGCCCGATCATGCCCGGGCG of the Chloroflexaceae bacterium genome contains:
- a CDS encoding VWA domain-containing protein → MFNRYWSIPVVLLITAIIAACGGAPAANDQASLRATLEAEVRATLAAQAPPTEAPPATATPLPATATPAPVEPTRPPFAPAADTPSPSGASAAATAAPAEDVPIVFRPQEQSGAGTTVNIELVFDSSGSMAQRIGNETKIQAARRAMERVIDSLPDNPNLNVGFRVFGHEGDSSEAQRARSCQSTALLVPVQGVNKELLRQQLSAWEPAGWTPISLALQRAGEDLRAGENVRNVIIMVSDGEETCDGDPCAVAAALAASEAEVRIDVVGFGLEPGVAETLRCITENTGGRYIDAQNGDALAQTLQELIAASLKRSTLRFIGVGPDGKPEHVHLSGFRDAQGNSMFGARNPETDRQIEATFEGEQLIALPPGEYRFTVSRVDGRDDQVSTHFFTDYTAIIEEGRETVAVIGWGGVTFINDGLPANVVEDLRVEKAVKGEWETSIFTGPPPGRIKFYFQFDYRYHLAPGRYRVYDEERRAVLVDNIIVEPGKSVTVRLRP